From a region of the Tateyamaria omphalii genome:
- a CDS encoding GNAT family N-acetyltransferase, with protein sequence MSEQEIEIRVVPSLSEIGQADWDACACPEAAGGGRPQDPFTTYRFLKALEDSNSVGPGTGWQPQYLQAVVDGQTVGFAPMYAKNHSQGEYIFDHNWAHAYERAGGRYYPKLQIAVPHTPATGRRFLTHPDFPELGMRGLISGAVQLGENNKLSSLHVTFCTETERDFGADLGLMARTTQQFHWLNDDYGTFDDFLATLSSRKRKNIRKERARAQDFGGDIHVFTGDDLRPEHWDAFWHFYQDTGARKWGTPYLTRRFFDIAHETLADDMALVLAERDGRYVAGALNFIGASALYGRYWGCSEHHPCLHFELCYYQAIDIAIQHGLDRVEAGAQGEHKLARGYLPTQTHSLHWVGDPGFADAIARYLEAEREAVEEEIEILTDYGPFKKVQIEEQE encoded by the coding sequence GTGTCCGAGCAAGAAATAGAAATCCGTGTGGTGCCAAGCCTGTCCGAAATCGGGCAAGCGGACTGGGATGCGTGCGCCTGCCCCGAGGCGGCAGGGGGCGGGAGGCCCCAAGACCCCTTCACCACCTACCGCTTTCTGAAGGCACTGGAAGACAGCAACTCCGTCGGCCCCGGCACCGGCTGGCAACCGCAGTATTTGCAAGCCGTCGTCGATGGGCAGACGGTGGGCTTTGCGCCGATGTACGCCAAGAACCACAGCCAAGGCGAATACATCTTCGATCACAACTGGGCCCACGCCTATGAACGGGCCGGGGGGCGGTACTACCCCAAACTGCAAATCGCGGTTCCGCACACACCGGCCACGGGGCGGCGGTTCCTGACGCATCCGGATTTCCCCGAACTGGGGATGCGCGGCCTGATCTCGGGCGCGGTACAACTGGGCGAAAACAACAAGCTCAGCTCGCTCCACGTGACCTTCTGTACTGAAACCGAACGCGACTTTGGCGCGGATCTGGGCCTCATGGCCCGCACGACCCAGCAATTCCACTGGCTGAACGATGACTACGGCACGTTCGACGATTTCCTCGCCACCCTGTCCAGCCGCAAGCGCAAGAACATCCGCAAGGAACGCGCACGGGCTCAGGACTTTGGCGGTGACATCCATGTGTTCACCGGCGACGATCTGCGGCCCGAACACTGGGACGCGTTCTGGCACTTCTACCAGGACACTGGCGCGCGCAAATGGGGCACGCCCTACCTCACCCGCCGCTTCTTTGACATCGCGCACGAGACGCTGGCGGATGACATGGCGCTGGTGCTGGCGGAACGGGATGGCAGATATGTTGCGGGCGCATTGAACTTTATCGGCGCAAGCGCGTTATACGGCCGCTACTGGGGCTGTTCGGAGCATCATCCCTGCCTGCATTTCGAGTTGTGCTATTATCAGGCCATCGACATCGCGATCCAGCACGGGCTGGACCGGGTCGAGGCAGGGGCGCAGGGCGAACACAAGCTGGCACGGGGATACCTGCCGACACAGACCCACAGCCTGCATTGGGTGGGCGACCCCGGCTTTGCCGATGCCATCGCCCGCTACCTCGAAGCCGAACGTGAGGCGGTGGAGGAGGAAATTGAAATTCTCACGGATTACGGACCTTTCAAGAAGGTCCAGATCGAGGAACAGGAATAA
- the map gene encoding type I methionyl aminopeptidase has product MDHDTRGRLTKDGIRIYDPLDFAGMHAAGRLAAEILDAMADQVFPGQTTGAIDKMITDMVDAAGATSATIGYKGYKHASCISVNHVVCHGIPGDKTLKDGDILNIDVTVIVDGWYGDTSRMYVAGKLPRKAERLIEITHDSLMRGIEAVKPGNTFGDIGHAIQSFVESQRMSVVRDFCGHGLGRVFHAPPNVLHYGRPGTGAVLEPGMFFTIEPMVNLGRPETKTLADDWTAVTRDKSLSAQFEHSVGVTEDGVEIFTLSPGGRFHPTYR; this is encoded by the coding sequence TTGGACCACGATACCCGCGGTCGTCTGACGAAGGACGGCATACGCATTTATGACCCTTTGGACTTTGCCGGGATGCACGCGGCAGGGCGGCTTGCGGCCGAGATCCTGGATGCGATGGCGGATCAGGTGTTTCCGGGGCAGACGACGGGCGCCATCGACAAGATGATCACCGATATGGTCGACGCGGCGGGCGCGACCTCGGCCACGATCGGGTACAAAGGATACAAGCACGCCAGTTGCATCAGCGTGAACCATGTGGTCTGCCACGGCATTCCGGGCGACAAAACGTTGAAGGATGGCGACATTCTGAACATTGACGTGACCGTCATCGTGGATGGCTGGTATGGCGACACGTCCCGCATGTATGTGGCAGGCAAGCTGCCGCGAAAGGCCGAGCGGCTGATCGAGATCACCCATGACAGCCTGATGCGCGGGATCGAGGCGGTGAAGCCCGGCAACACCTTTGGCGACATCGGCCATGCGATCCAGAGCTTTGTCGAAAGCCAGCGCATGTCCGTTGTGCGCGATTTCTGCGGGCATGGTCTGGGCCGGGTTTTCCACGCGCCGCCCAACGTGCTGCATTATGGCCGTCCCGGCACGGGCGCAGTCCTGGAGCCTGGCATGTTCTTTACCATCGAGCCGATGGTGAACCTTGGGCGGCCCGAAACCAAGACGCTGGCCGACGACTGGACCGCCGTCACCCGCGACAAGTCGTTGTCGGCGCAGTTCGAGCATTCGGTGGGCGTGACCGAGGATGGGGTGGAGATCTTTACCCTGTCGCCCGGTGGTCGGTTTCATCCGACCTATAGGTGA
- a CDS encoding RidA family protein yields the protein MSIESRLADLGVSLPDAPAPAANYVPFVQVGDIVYVSGQISNGPDGLITGKLGADMEVEAGAAAAKTCAISLLAQVKAACGGDLERLVRVVKLTGFVNSIADFTNQPQVINGASDFLVEALGDAGRHSRSAVSAAALPLGVAVEIEGIFQIK from the coding sequence ATGTCCATCGAATCCCGTCTTGCCGATCTGGGTGTGTCGCTGCCCGACGCGCCTGCCCCCGCGGCCAACTACGTGCCTTTCGTTCAAGTGGGTGACATCGTCTATGTCTCGGGCCAAATCTCCAATGGCCCCGATGGTCTGATCACCGGCAAGCTGGGCGCGGATATGGAGGTCGAGGCGGGCGCCGCTGCGGCAAAGACATGTGCGATCAGTCTGCTCGCGCAGGTGAAGGCGGCCTGTGGCGGCGATCTGGAACGCCTCGTGCGCGTGGTCAAGCTGACCGGTTTCGTCAATTCGATCGCCGACTTCACCAATCAGCCGCAGGTAATCAACGGCGCTTCGGACTTTCTGGTCGAAGCACTGGGCGATGCGGGCCGTCACAGTCGCTCCGCCGTCTCTGCCGCCGCGCTGCCCCTCGGCGTCGCGGTTGAGATCGAAGGTATTTTTCAGATCAAATGA
- the sfsA gene encoding DNA/RNA nuclease SfsA: MRFQTELVPATLIRRYKRFLADCRLEDGREVVAHCANPGSMMGLAEPGVRIWLEPNDDPKKKLKFGWRLVEHAGGYFTGVDTSVPNKALRAAFEARQVPGFDAYTTVRPEQKYGEGSRIDFLLQGNGLPDAYVEVKSVTLARQPGLAEFPDSVTARGAKHLVELARMAEAGHRAVMLYLVQRTDCDRLTLAADIDPAYATAYATATGAGVETLCLGTHITPTGVRVGAPMAVVM; encoded by the coding sequence ATGCGCTTTCAAACCGAACTTGTTCCCGCCACGCTGATCCGCCGTTACAAACGGTTTCTGGCGGATTGCCGTCTGGAGGATGGGCGCGAGGTGGTGGCGCATTGTGCCAACCCCGGGTCGATGATGGGGCTGGCGGAGCCGGGCGTGCGCATCTGGCTGGAGCCGAATGACGATCCCAAGAAGAAGCTGAAGTTTGGCTGGCGGCTCGTGGAGCATGCGGGCGGGTATTTCACCGGTGTGGACACCTCGGTCCCGAACAAGGCGCTGCGGGCGGCGTTCGAGGCGAGGCAGGTGCCGGGGTTTGACGCGTATACGACCGTGCGGCCCGAGCAGAAATACGGGGAAGGCAGCCGGATCGACTTTTTGCTTCAGGGCAACGGGTTGCCCGATGCCTATGTAGAGGTGAAATCGGTGACGCTCGCACGGCAGCCGGGGCTGGCGGAGTTCCCTGACTCGGTGACCGCGCGCGGGGCCAAACATCTGGTGGAGTTGGCGCGCATGGCGGAGGCGGGGCATCGGGCCGTGATGCTGTATCTGGTGCAGCGCACGGATTGTGATCGCCTCACACTGGCGGCGGACATCGACCCGGCCTATGCTACAGCCTATGCGACAGCGACCGGGGCGGGGGTGGAAACGCTGTGCCTCGGCACCCATATCACGCCGACAGGCGTACGGGTCGGTGCGCCCATGGCCGTGGTGATGTGA
- a CDS encoding HlyD family type I secretion periplasmic adaptor subunit: MSEKRWSAITPLVIGFFGLFGLLGGLAAWATFTEIAGAVIASGRIEVDQNRQIVQHSTGGIVSEIAVKEGDSVEAGDLLIQLDVKQMQSSLAIVESQLYEFMARRGRLEAERDEEDDIVFDDELLTVATTSEDVQELITGQENLFHARRESTDKQTEQLSERAAQTRNQIKGIEAQEVSLARQLELIEQELAAQESLLERGLTQASGVLALQRQQASLDGQIGELAASKAQSEQRITEIEIEVLRLNSTRREEAISRLRDLRARELELIEQRQALLTDIERMEIRAPVSGIVYNMRVQTPRSVVRAADPVLFLIPQDRPLVIAARVDPIHIDQIVTGQTVNLRFSALDQRTTPELIGEVALVSADAFEDENLGASYYRAEIVLNPGEIDRLNENQILVPGMPVEAFIRTADRTPLAYLIKPVADYFNRAFRES; this comes from the coding sequence ATGAGCGAAAAACGCTGGTCAGCCATCACGCCGCTTGTCATCGGTTTCTTTGGCCTCTTCGGCCTTCTGGGCGGCTTGGCCGCTTGGGCCACCTTCACCGAGATTGCGGGGGCCGTCATCGCCTCTGGCCGGATCGAAGTCGATCAAAACCGCCAGATCGTGCAGCACTCCACCGGCGGCATCGTGTCCGAGATCGCGGTGAAAGAGGGCGACAGCGTCGAGGCCGGGGACCTGTTGATCCAGCTGGACGTCAAACAGATGCAGTCCAGCCTCGCTATTGTGGAAAGCCAGCTTTACGAATTCATGGCGCGCCGCGGCAGGCTCGAGGCAGAGCGGGACGAAGAAGATGATATCGTGTTCGATGACGAACTTCTGACCGTCGCCACAACATCAGAAGATGTCCAGGAACTGATCACGGGCCAGGAGAACCTGTTTCACGCCCGCCGCGAGTCGACCGATAAGCAGACCGAGCAGTTGTCCGAAAGGGCTGCGCAGACACGCAACCAGATCAAAGGGATCGAGGCGCAGGAAGTCTCGCTGGCCCGTCAGCTTGAATTGATCGAACAGGAACTGGCCGCGCAGGAAAGCCTGCTGGAACGTGGCCTGACCCAAGCCTCTGGCGTGCTGGCACTGCAGCGGCAGCAGGCATCGCTTGACGGTCAGATCGGCGAACTTGCCGCGTCCAAGGCCCAGTCCGAACAGCGCATCACTGAGATCGAGATCGAAGTTCTGCGCCTCAACTCCACCCGCCGCGAGGAAGCGATCAGCCGCTTGCGTGACCTGCGCGCGCGCGAATTGGAGCTGATCGAACAGCGCCAGGCCCTGCTCACCGATATTGAACGGATGGAGATCCGTGCGCCCGTGTCCGGCATCGTCTACAATATGCGGGTACAGACCCCAAGGTCGGTCGTGCGCGCCGCGGACCCGGTGCTGTTTCTGATCCCGCAGGATAGGCCGCTCGTGATCGCCGCCCGGGTCGATCCGATCCATATCGACCAGATCGTGACCGGACAGACCGTCAACCTGCGTTTTTCCGCGCTGGATCAACGCACCACGCCCGAGTTGATTGGCGAAGTCGCCCTGGTCTCTGCCGACGCGTTCGAGGACGAAAACCTTGGCGCTAGCTATTACCGGGCCGAGATCGTGCTGAACCCGGGCGAGATCGACAGGCTGAATGAAAACCAGATCCTGGTGCCCGGTATGCCGGTGGAGGCATTCATCCGCACCGCAGACCGTACACCGCTGGCCTACCTCATCAAGCCGGTCGCCGACTACTTCAACCGCGCTTTCCGCGAATCCTGA
- a CDS encoding peroxiredoxin — MAISVGDTLPDASLVYLGDEGPAQVQLSEKTKGRKVVIFALPGAYTGVCSTAHVPSFVRTKDQFDAKGVDEIICVSVNDPFVLKAWGESTGAEAAGITFLGDAEAAFTKAMGREFTAPPAGLINRSKRYAMVVEDGKVTVLQEEENPGMCEVSGGEALLEAM; from the coding sequence ATGGCTATTTCCGTTGGTGACACCCTGCCCGACGCATCACTGGTCTATCTGGGGGACGAAGGGCCCGCACAGGTGCAGCTGAGTGAAAAGACCAAGGGCCGCAAGGTCGTGATCTTTGCCCTGCCGGGCGCCTATACCGGCGTGTGCAGCACGGCGCATGTGCCCAGCTTTGTCCGCACCAAGGACCAGTTCGACGCCAAGGGCGTGGACGAGATCATTTGCGTCAGCGTGAACGACCCCTTTGTGCTAAAGGCGTGGGGCGAAAGCACCGGTGCCGAGGCGGCGGGCATCACGTTTCTGGGGGATGCGGAGGCGGCGTTTACCAAGGCGATGGGCCGTGAGTTCACGGCACCGCCTGCGGGCCTGATCAACCGGTCCAAGCGCTATGCGATGGTGGTCGAGGACGGCAAGGTGACCGTGCTGCAGGAGGAAGAAAACCCCGGCATGTGCGAGGTGTCAGGCGGTGAGGCGCTGCTTGAGGCGATGTGA
- a CDS encoding glycerophosphodiester phosphodiesterase family protein, giving the protein MTPRLPVAFLSAPLAHRALHDVADGRPENSRAAIRAAMDHGYGIEIDVQLSADDRAMVFHDYALDRLADGTGPIRAVPAGTLDKIPLRGGCEGIPTLDEVLDIVAGQVPVLIEIKDQDGAMDEAIGPLEQATAHALAGYTGPVALMSFNPHSVARMAELCPDIPRGIVTSAYKADDWPLNAATCAHLRAIPDYDRIRATFISHEVADLARPRVTELKEQGADILCWTVKSPEQEARARKVAQNITFEGYLAPHPG; this is encoded by the coding sequence ATGACCCCGCGCTTGCCTGTCGCGTTTCTGTCGGCACCGCTTGCGCACCGCGCCTTGCACGACGTGGCAGATGGCCGCCCCGAAAACAGCCGGGCCGCCATTCGCGCTGCCATGGATCATGGCTACGGGATCGAGATCGACGTGCAACTGAGCGCGGATGACCGCGCAATGGTCTTTCACGACTACGCGCTGGACCGTTTGGCCGATGGAACGGGGCCTATCCGGGCTGTCCCCGCGGGGACACTTGACAAGATCCCCCTCCGTGGTGGGTGCGAGGGTATTCCGACACTAGATGAGGTATTAGACATCGTGGCGGGACAAGTGCCCGTGCTGATCGAGATCAAGGACCAGGACGGCGCCATGGACGAGGCCATCGGCCCACTGGAACAGGCCACGGCACACGCGCTTGCAGGTTACACAGGCCCCGTTGCCCTCATGTCCTTCAACCCGCACAGCGTCGCCCGGATGGCAGAACTCTGCCCCGACATCCCGCGCGGGATCGTCACCAGCGCATATAAAGCTGATGATTGGCCACTGAACGCGGCCACATGCGCCCACTTGCGCGCCATCCCCGATTACGACCGCATACGCGCCACCTTCATCAGTCACGAGGTCGCCGACCTCGCCCGTCCGCGCGTAACCGAACTGAAAGAGCAAGGCGCTGACATCCTCTGCTGGACCGTCAAGTCGCCCGAGCAGGAAGCACGGGCGCGCAAGGTCGCGCAAAATATCACCTTCGAGGGCTACCTCGCCCCCCATCCCGGTTGA
- the rsmD gene encoding 16S rRNA (guanine(966)-N(2))-methyltransferase RsmD translates to MRIIAGRWRGVPLANVGRGDAQAHLRPTPDRVRESLFSMLTHRGVIDGAHVLDLFAGTGALGLEALSRGAAHVTFAENGRVGQKLIAENIKKLNAGDQTKLLRLDATKPGELGPTPFNLIFLDPPYGKGMGEKALAAIRTHCADDALIVWEENAAMDPPAGYALLDRRRFGSTHVTLLETA, encoded by the coding sequence GTGAGGATCATCGCAGGCCGCTGGCGCGGTGTCCCGCTGGCCAACGTGGGCAGGGGCGACGCGCAGGCACATCTGCGCCCCACGCCCGACCGGGTGCGCGAAAGCCTGTTTTCCATGCTCACCCATCGCGGGGTGATAGACGGCGCACATGTGCTGGATCTCTTCGCAGGCACCGGCGCGCTTGGGCTTGAGGCGCTGTCGCGCGGCGCGGCACACGTAACCTTCGCGGAAAACGGGCGCGTGGGCCAAAAGCTGATTGCGGAAAACATCAAGAAGCTGAACGCGGGCGACCAGACCAAACTGCTGCGCCTCGACGCAACCAAACCCGGCGAGCTTGGGCCAACACCCTTCAACCTGATCTTTCTCGATCCACCTTACGGCAAGGGCATGGGCGAAAAGGCACTCGCTGCCATCCGCACGCACTGCGCCGACGACGCGCTGATCGTATGGGAAGAAAACGCCGCCATGGACCCACCCGCAGGCTACGCGCTGCTGGACCGGCGCCGCTTCGGCAGCACACACGTTACATTGCTTGAAACGGCGTAG
- a CDS encoding mechanosensitive ion channel family protein, which yields METVNNLLATEVWQGKTLGDYLSLEFLASVVGSVLAAITILILGWIVAAWLGRRVTRIGLRSAHLDDTLFNFLGSILRYVILGFTFLIVLNTFGVQTTSVVAAVGAAGLAIGLALQGTLSNVAAGVMLILFRPLKIGDFVEVADKMGTVKDVTLNFTELASIGNVQIIIPNSEVWGNVIENYSIYPTRRAEWTFGVGYGVNLKQAEQVIRDTIMADERSKPDPEPFIQVNNLGDSSVDFLARVWCDSGDYFQYQADMKRKVKEALDDAGLDIPFPTRTIVQAAE from the coding sequence ATGGAAACAGTAAACAACCTGCTTGCCACAGAAGTGTGGCAAGGCAAGACGCTTGGCGACTACCTGTCACTGGAATTCCTCGCCTCTGTCGTCGGGTCGGTGCTGGCGGCCATCACCATCCTGATCCTCGGCTGGATCGTTGCAGCATGGCTTGGTCGTCGCGTCACCCGGATCGGGCTGAGGAGCGCGCATCTTGACGACACGCTCTTCAACTTCCTGGGCTCGATCCTGCGCTACGTGATCCTTGGGTTCACGTTCCTGATCGTCCTGAACACCTTTGGGGTGCAGACCACGTCGGTGGTCGCCGCTGTCGGTGCCGCGGGCCTTGCCATTGGTCTGGCGCTGCAGGGCACCCTGTCGAACGTGGCAGCAGGCGTCATGCTGATCCTCTTCCGCCCGCTCAAGATCGGGGATTTCGTCGAGGTGGCGGACAAGATGGGCACGGTGAAGGACGTGACGCTGAACTTCACCGAATTGGCCAGCATTGGGAACGTGCAGATTATTATTCCCAATTCCGAGGTCTGGGGCAACGTGATCGAAAACTACTCGATCTATCCCACACGCCGGGCCGAATGGACATTCGGCGTGGGCTACGGTGTGAACCTGAAACAAGCCGAACAGGTGATCCGCGACACGATTATGGCGGACGAGCGGTCAAAACCGGACCCTGAGCCGTTCATTCAGGTCAACAACCTGGGCGACAGCTCGGTCGATTTCCTGGCGCGGGTCTGGTGCGACAGCGGCGACTACTTCCAGTATCAGGCGGACATGAAACGCAAGGTCAAGGAAGCGCTGGACGACGCGGGCCTCGACATCCCGTTCCCAACCCGTACCATCGTGCAGGCGGCCGAATAG
- a CDS encoding NAD(P)/FAD-dependent oxidoreductase yields MSHVIVIGAGQAGASCVAKLRNGGFEGAITLIGAEPALPYQRPPLSKAYLLGDMPLERMFLRPDSFYADNNITVRMGDAVTAIDTSAQTVTVGSDTLDYTDLVLTTGSSPRRLPASIGGDLDGVFTVRDLADVDKMAPWCQSGKTALIVGGGYIGLEAAAVCCKLGLTVVLVEMADRILQRVAAPETSDYFRTLHAGHGVDLREGVGLTRLTGDGTVSGAELTDGTALDVDLVIVGVGISPETGLAEAAGIALDNGIATDAQGRTSAPHVWAAGDCASFPYKGDRIRLESVPNAIDQAECVAENIMGAAKDYVARPWFWSDQFDVKLQIAGLNTGYDRVVTRDGGTAKSFWYYAGDTLLAVDAANDPRAYMIGKRLIEAGKSADPSVVADPAGDLKALLK; encoded by the coding sequence ATGAGCCATGTGATTGTGATCGGGGCAGGGCAGGCGGGGGCATCCTGCGTTGCCAAGCTGCGCAATGGCGGGTTTGAGGGGGCGATCACGCTGATCGGCGCCGAGCCCGCATTGCCCTATCAACGCCCCCCGCTGTCCAAGGCGTATCTGCTGGGTGACATGCCGCTGGAACGGATGTTCCTGCGCCCCGACAGCTTCTATGCCGACAACAACATCACCGTGCGCATGGGCGACGCGGTTACGGCCATCGACACAAGCGCGCAGACCGTGACGGTGGGCAGTGACACGCTCGACTACACTGATCTAGTCCTCACCACCGGATCGTCCCCCCGCCGCCTGCCTGCGTCCATCGGCGGCGATCTGGATGGGGTCTTCACCGTCCGCGATCTGGCGGACGTGGATAAGATGGCGCCGTGGTGCCAGTCCGGCAAAACCGCCCTCATCGTGGGCGGAGGGTATATCGGGCTCGAAGCGGCGGCCGTCTGCTGCAAGCTGGGCCTGACCGTGGTGCTGGTCGAAATGGCCGATCGCATCTTGCAACGGGTCGCCGCCCCCGAAACCAGCGACTACTTCCGTACCCTGCACGCAGGCCACGGCGTTGACCTGCGCGAGGGCGTCGGGCTGACACGGCTCACGGGCGATGGCACCGTGTCGGGCGCCGAACTGACTGACGGCACGGCGCTTGACGTAGACCTCGTGATCGTCGGCGTCGGCATCTCCCCAGAAACCGGCTTGGCCGAAGCGGCGGGCATCGCCCTCGACAACGGCATCGCCACCGATGCTCAGGGTCGCACCTCCGCCCCCCATGTCTGGGCCGCGGGCGATTGTGCCTCCTTCCCTTACAAGGGCGACCGTATCCGCCTCGAATCCGTGCCCAACGCAATCGACCAGGCCGAATGCGTTGCCGAAAACATCATGGGCGCGGCCAAGGATTACGTGGCCCGACCATGGTTCTGGTCCGACCAGTTCGACGTCAAACTGCAAATCGCGGGACTGAACACCGGCTACGACCGGGTCGTGACGCGCGATGGGGGGACGGCCAAATCATTCTGGTACTACGCAGGCGACACGCTGCTCGCCGTGGACGCCGCCAACGATCCGCGCGCCTACATGATCGGCAAACGGCTGATCGAAGCGGGCAAATCGGCAGACCCAAGCGTCGTCGCGGACCCCGCGGGCGATCTGAAAGCCCTGCTCAAGTGA
- a CDS encoding competence/damage-inducible protein A: protein MPNPTAAMLVIGDEILSGRTRDANMHHLAGQLTDHGIDLKEVRVVSDDPAAIVAAVQALSATYDSVFTSGGIGPTHDDITADCIAAAFDTPIDIRDDARAILAEHYAKSGTDLNAARLRMARIPDGATLIENPVSAAPGFTLKNVHVMAGVPSVFQSMVASVLPTLTGGAPLISKTMRIERGEGDIAGPLGDIATAHPDLSIGSYPFQKDGRYGANVVIRGTSGAEVDAALTKLADHFPA from the coding sequence ATGCCCAACCCTACCGCCGCCATGCTGGTGATCGGAGACGAGATCCTCTCCGGCCGCACCCGCGACGCCAACATGCACCATCTGGCAGGCCAGCTGACCGACCACGGCATCGACCTGAAAGAAGTGCGCGTGGTCAGCGACGACCCCGCCGCTATCGTCGCAGCTGTTCAGGCGCTCAGCGCAACATACGACAGCGTCTTCACCTCCGGCGGCATCGGTCCGACGCACGACGACATCACGGCAGATTGCATTGCCGCCGCCTTCGACACGCCCATCGACATACGCGACGATGCCCGCGCAATCCTGGCCGAACACTACGCGAAATCCGGCACCGACCTGAATGCCGCACGGCTCCGCATGGCGCGGATCCCCGACGGTGCCACGCTGATCGAAAACCCTGTCTCCGCCGCCCCTGGCTTCACGCTCAAGAACGTCCACGTGATGGCAGGTGTGCCTTCGGTCTTCCAATCCATGGTCGCCTCGGTCCTGCCCACACTCACAGGTGGCGCGCCGCTGATCTCCAAAACCATGCGGATCGAGCGAGGCGAGGGCGACATCGCAGGCCCGCTCGGCGACATCGCGACGGCCCATCCCGACCTCAGCATCGGTTCCTACCCATTCCAGAAGGATGGCCGCTACGGCGCCAACGTGGTCATCCGCGGCACTAGCGGGGCGGAGGTGGACGCCGCCCTGACCAAGCTCGCCGACCACTTCCCGGCATGA
- a CDS encoding 4a-hydroxytetrahydrobiopterin dehydratase, with translation MMEKLSDETRATLLDPLLATGWAVTDGRDAIHKTFEFADFVEAFAWMTRAAIWAEKWDHHPEWFNVYKRVEVTLTTHDVGGLSTLDVKLARKMDSLAG, from the coding sequence ATAATGGAAAAACTCAGCGATGAGACGCGGGCCACCCTGCTGGATCCGCTGCTGGCCACAGGATGGGCCGTCACCGACGGGCGGGACGCCATCCACAAGACATTCGAATTCGCCGATTTTGTCGAAGCGTTCGCTTGGATGACGCGCGCCGCCATCTGGGCCGAAAAGTGGGACCACCACCCCGAGTGGTTCAATGTCTACAAACGGGTCGAGGTGACGCTGACCACCCACGACGTGGGTGGACTGAGCACGCTGGATGTGAAATTGGCCCGCAAAATGGACAGTTTGGCGGGGTAA